The Enterococcus rotai genome includes a window with the following:
- a CDS encoding BMC domain-containing protein produces MKTYEAIGAIETFGLVFVLEACDAMCKAANVELVGYENVASGYISVIVQGDVAACQSAVEAGITAVEKLGAKVYSSVVIASPHGDLNKMIDRYQLSNLLPVEEGDA; encoded by the coding sequence GTGAAGACCTATGAAGCAATTGGTGCAATCGAAACATTTGGCTTAGTTTTTGTTTTAGAGGCTTGTGATGCAATGTGCAAGGCTGCAAATGTTGAATTGGTTGGGTATGAAAATGTTGCCTCAGGATACATTTCTGTGATCGTGCAAGGAGATGTTGCTGCATGTCAGTCGGCTGTTGAAGCAGGCATTACCGCTGTTGAAAAGCTCGGTGCGAAAGTTTACAGCTCAGTCGTGATTGCAAGTCCTCACGGCGATTTAAATAAAATGATTGACCGTTATCAATTAAGTAATCTTTTACCTGTTGAGGAGGGAGATGCATAG
- a CDS encoding BMC domain-containing protein — protein sequence MRYRGEEALGLVETTGLVPALKAADEMLKAANVELISYENIGSTLVTIMIKGDIAAVEASVAAGAKAAAEIGNLTAQNVMPRPISYVGDIVSVHDIDS from the coding sequence TTGAGATATCGTGGCGAAGAAGCTTTAGGTTTAGTCGAAACAACAGGGTTAGTTCCAGCGCTAAAGGCTGCTGATGAAATGTTGAAAGCTGCAAATGTTGAACTGATTTCTTATGAAAATATTGGTTCTACTCTAGTAACGATCATGATCAAAGGAGACATTGCAGCGGTTGAAGCATCTGTTGCAGCGGGGGCCAAAGCGGCAGCAGAGATTGGTAATTTAACAGCACAAAATGTGATGCCACGACCAATTTCATATGTTGGTGATATTGTTTCAGTTCATGATATTGATAGCTAA